A single Curtobacterium sp. MCJR17_020 DNA region contains:
- a CDS encoding oligoribonuclease translates to MSDITIHEGDEYTAIFHGGPFDGTTDTRTATSDALDDEVTVFADVEGLQTAFTYRATKSRQVLDQTSVEFTYEPGESDPVDDLADRGDRSGEFDRE, encoded by the coding sequence ATGAGCGACATCACCATCCACGAAGGCGACGAGTACACCGCGATCTTCCACGGCGGACCCTTCGACGGCACGACCGACACCCGCACCGCGACGAGCGACGCGCTGGACGACGAGGTCACGGTGTTCGCCGATGTCGAGGGCCTGCAGACCGCCTTCACCTACCGCGCCACCAAGTCCCGTCAGGTCCTCGACCAGACCTCGGTCGAGTTCACCTACGAGCCGGGGGAGTCCGACCCGGTGGACGACCTGGCCGACCGCGGCGACCGCAGCGGCGAGTTCGACCGGGAGTAG
- a CDS encoding MFS transporter, giving the protein MNAHAPAGQSGSILKQSSAVWAIAFACVVAFMGIGLVDPILPAIAGSLKATPAQTELLFTSYLAVTGVAMFFTSWVSSRIGAKRTLLIGLALIVVFSVLAATSNSVWSIIDFRAGWGLGNALFISTALATIVGAASGGTASAIILYEAALGLGIAVGPLVGGLLGSVSWRGPFFGVTTLMAVAFIAIVALLKTGSLEKPTPTKLSAPFRALGRPALAALAATALFYNIGFFVLLAYTPFPLGFGALGIGFTFFGWGLGLAITSVWVAPMLTARLRRTTVLKIALPLLALDLFAAAVVVDSQVGLIICVIVGGLVLGVLNTVLTECVMEATDLPRSVASSAYSAVRFIGGAIAPPVATLLADAYAPSAAYVFAGASVAVAFVVILCTTKILRRVDDGAEPERVEAEAIGAGEMS; this is encoded by the coding sequence GTGAACGCCCACGCACCTGCCGGCCAGTCCGGCTCCATCCTCAAGCAGTCCTCAGCGGTCTGGGCGATCGCCTTCGCCTGCGTCGTCGCCTTCATGGGCATCGGCCTCGTCGACCCGATCCTCCCCGCGATCGCTGGATCGCTCAAGGCGACCCCGGCGCAGACCGAACTGCTCTTCACGAGCTACCTGGCCGTCACCGGCGTCGCGATGTTCTTCACGAGCTGGGTCTCGAGCCGCATCGGTGCGAAGCGCACGCTGCTCATCGGCCTGGCGCTCATCGTCGTGTTCTCGGTCCTCGCCGCGACGTCGAACAGCGTGTGGAGTATCATCGACTTCCGTGCCGGCTGGGGCCTCGGCAACGCGCTCTTCATCTCCACCGCCCTGGCGACCATCGTCGGTGCAGCGTCAGGCGGGACCGCCTCGGCGATCATCCTGTACGAGGCAGCACTCGGCCTCGGCATCGCCGTCGGCCCGCTCGTCGGCGGCCTGCTCGGGTCGGTCAGCTGGCGCGGCCCGTTCTTCGGTGTCACCACGCTGATGGCCGTCGCGTTCATCGCCATCGTGGCGCTGCTCAAGACCGGCAGCCTCGAGAAGCCCACGCCCACGAAGCTCTCGGCGCCGTTCCGTGCTCTCGGCCGTCCCGCGCTCGCCGCACTCGCCGCGACCGCGCTCTTCTACAACATCGGCTTCTTCGTCCTGCTCGCCTACACGCCGTTCCCGCTCGGCTTCGGCGCACTCGGCATCGGCTTCACGTTCTTCGGCTGGGGGCTCGGTCTCGCGATCACCTCCGTCTGGGTCGCCCCGATGCTCACCGCTCGTCTCCGCAGGACGACGGTGCTGAAGATCGCGCTGCCCCTGCTGGCGCTCGACCTCTTCGCCGCGGCCGTCGTCGTGGACTCGCAGGTCGGCCTCATCATCTGCGTCATCGTCGGTGGTCTGGTCCTCGGTGTGCTGAACACCGTGCTCACGGAGTGCGTCATGGAGGCCACGGACCTGCCCCGCTCGGTCGCCTCGAGCGCCTACTCGGCCGTCCGCTTCATCGGCGGCGCCATCGCCCCGCCCGTCGCGACCCTGCTCGCCGACGCGTACGCCCCCTCGGCCGCGTACGTCTTCGCCGGAGCGTCCGTCGCCGTCGCGTTCGTCGTCATCCTCTGCACCACGAAGATCCTGCGCCGCGTGGACGACGGTGCCGAGCCGGAGCGCGTCGAGGCCGAGGCGATCGGCGCCGGCGAGATGTCCTAG
- a CDS encoding MarR family transcriptional regulator encodes MEPMRAQTIETLLVSVNRLIRSAAQSTGNTTSAAVWRTLGILESDEPLRLGELAIASRVAQPTMTRLVTGMLADGLVTRSVDPDDSRGQLIEITDAGRARLTAWRATLTDTVGPLFADLTDDDWDVLHHASVLIAQRTTTRTETTA; translated from the coding sequence ATGGAACCGATGCGCGCGCAGACGATCGAGACGCTCCTCGTCTCCGTCAACCGCCTGATCCGCAGCGCCGCGCAGTCGACGGGCAACACCACGTCGGCCGCGGTCTGGCGCACGCTCGGCATCCTCGAGTCCGACGAGCCGCTCCGGCTCGGTGAGCTGGCGATCGCCTCGCGCGTGGCGCAGCCCACGATGACCCGGCTCGTCACGGGCATGCTCGCCGACGGCCTGGTCACGCGGAGCGTCGACCCCGACGACTCCCGCGGGCAGCTCATCGAGATCACCGACGCGGGCCGCGCCCGGCTCACCGCCTGGCGCGCCACGCTCACCGACACGGTCGGCCCACTGTTCGCCGACCTCACCGACGACGACTGGGACGTGCTGCACCACGCGTCCGTCCTGATCGCCCAGCGCACGACCACCAGAACGGAGACCACCGCGTGA
- a CDS encoding single-stranded DNA-binding protein — MNDIITVCGIVATEPRHLVTETGIAITSLRLASPSRRWDRASAAWVNGATNWYTVTAFRSLASNVFKSLKKGDRIVVSGRVRIRTWERDGRGGTSVEIDADGIGHDLAWGISNWVRVPRQVNDTTSGHGGVRGVDPRTGEVHGGGLGAAPALDGPRHEHDTEHEAGADGEDEDGVDPGADQGNDSGIDHGLDDADPVGPSERMLEQDGAAFDPESPDDDGPLARVAA; from the coding sequence ATGAACGACATCATCACCGTCTGCGGAATCGTCGCCACGGAACCCCGTCACCTCGTCACCGAGACCGGCATCGCCATCACGAGCCTGCGCCTCGCCTCACCGTCACGTCGATGGGACCGGGCCAGCGCGGCCTGGGTCAACGGTGCGACCAACTGGTACACCGTCACCGCGTTCCGCTCCCTCGCGTCGAACGTGTTCAAGTCCCTGAAGAAGGGCGACCGCATCGTCGTCTCCGGCCGCGTCCGGATCCGCACCTGGGAGCGCGACGGCCGGGGTGGCACGTCGGTCGAGATCGACGCCGACGGCATCGGGCACGACCTGGCGTGGGGCATCAGCAACTGGGTCCGGGTGCCGCGGCAGGTGAACGACACGACCTCGGGACACGGCGGGGTGCGGGGCGTCGATCCCCGGACCGGCGAGGTGCACGGCGGCGGCCTGGGCGCTGCTCCTGCGCTCGACGGCCCGCGGCACGAGCACGACACCGAGCACGAGGCCGGTGCCGACGGCGAGGACGAGGACGGGGTCGACCCAGGGGCCGACCAGGGGAACGACTCCGGGATCGACCACGGACTCGACGACGCCGACCCGGTCGGGCCGTCCGAGCGCATGCTCGAACAGGACGGCGCCGCGTTCGACCCCGAGTCACCGGACGACGACGGACCCCTCGCCAGGGTCGCGGCGTGA
- the orn gene encoding oligoribonuclease — MATANDRLVWIDCEMTGLDLEVDELVEVAVVITDFDLEPVHPGFDIVIKPDQSALDNMNEFVTNMHVTSGLIDEIPNGVSLADAEYQVLEYILEHVPAEGTAPLAGNTIGTDRAFLSKYMPRVDGHLHYRSVDVSSIKELCRRWFPRVYFNSPEKHGGHRALADILESIRELEYYRRAGFVAGPGPTTDEVRAVQAEVVEKWEPRLSQPAAE; from the coding sequence ATGGCAACCGCGAATGACCGCCTCGTCTGGATCGACTGCGAGATGACCGGCCTCGACCTCGAGGTCGACGAACTCGTCGAGGTGGCCGTGGTCATCACCGACTTCGACCTCGAGCCCGTGCACCCCGGATTCGACATCGTGATCAAGCCGGACCAGTCCGCGCTCGACAACATGAACGAGTTCGTGACGAACATGCACGTCACGTCGGGACTCATCGACGAGATCCCGAACGGCGTCAGCCTGGCGGACGCCGAGTACCAGGTACTCGAGTACATCCTCGAGCACGTCCCGGCCGAGGGCACCGCTCCCCTGGCCGGCAACACCATCGGCACCGACCGCGCGTTCCTGTCCAAGTACATGCCCCGCGTCGACGGTCACCTGCACTACCGCAGTGTCGACGTGTCGAGCATCAAGGAGCTCTGCCGCCGCTGGTTCCCGCGCGTGTACTTCAACTCGCCGGAGAAGCACGGCGGGCACCGGGCCCTGGCGGACATCCTCGAGTCGATCCGTGAGCTCGAGTACTACCGTCGCGCCGGCTTCGTCGCCGGGCCTGGGCCGACCACGGACGAGGTGCGCGCCGTCCAGGCCGAGGTCGTCGAGAAGTGGGAACCGCGGCTGTCGCAGCCCGCAGCCGAGTGA
- the msrA gene encoding peptide-methionine (S)-S-oxide reductase MsrA, with the protein MTTFVLAGGCFWCLDAVYRTLQGVQDVQSGYIGGRVENPSYELVCTGSTGHAEAVAVTFDETVIPAEVILDVFFTLHDPRQLNRQGADVGTRYRSAMFPADDAQRALFEQAIQRASGIWDGGIVTTIEPFTTFYPAEEYHQDFFAKNPGQGYCLAVALPKVNKVRKAYSQYILAS; encoded by the coding sequence ATGACCACGTTCGTGCTCGCAGGTGGATGTTTCTGGTGTCTCGATGCCGTGTACCGCACGCTGCAGGGCGTGCAGGACGTGCAGTCCGGCTACATCGGCGGTCGGGTGGAGAACCCGTCGTACGAGTTGGTGTGCACCGGCTCGACCGGTCACGCCGAGGCCGTCGCGGTCACCTTCGACGAGACGGTGATCCCGGCCGAGGTCATCCTCGACGTCTTCTTCACGTTGCACGACCCGCGGCAGCTGAACCGGCAGGGCGCCGACGTCGGCACGCGGTACCGCTCGGCGATGTTCCCGGCGGACGACGCGCAGCGCGCACTCTTCGAGCAGGCGATCCAGCGCGCATCGGGCATCTGGGACGGCGGGATCGTCACGACGATCGAGCCGTTCACGACGTTCTACCCGGCAGAGGAGTACCACCAGGACTTCTTCGCGAAGAACCCCGGTCAGGGCTACTGCCTCGCAGTCGCACTGCCCAAGGTGAACAAGGTCCGCAAGGCCTACAGTCAGTACATCCTGGCGTCCTGA
- a CDS encoding N-acetylneuraminate synthase family protein → MTVTIGTSTIGAGHPAYLIGEIGLNHNGDVDIAKQLIDVAADAGLQAVKFQKRTPAISTPEHMKNTPRSTPWGEMTYLEYRYRVEFDRDQYIEIGDHATLRGLDWFASPWDEPSVDFLEDLNVVAYKIASASVTDLGMLAAVAATGKPVILSTGMSTLEQIDAAVDTLGTDRLVLMHATSTYPLPAEEANLRMIDTLAHRYSGVPVGYSGHEPGLQISIAAVALGATAVERHITLDRTMWGSDHAASLEPHGLKTLARDIRIIETALGDGVKRIFPGERAPLAKLRRVGA, encoded by the coding sequence ATGACCGTCACCATCGGCACGTCCACGATCGGCGCGGGCCACCCCGCGTACCTCATCGGCGAGATCGGCCTCAACCACAACGGTGACGTCGACATCGCCAAGCAGCTCATCGACGTCGCCGCCGACGCCGGGCTGCAGGCCGTGAAGTTCCAGAAGCGGACTCCAGCCATCTCCACCCCGGAGCACATGAAGAACACGCCCCGCAGCACCCCGTGGGGCGAGATGACCTACCTGGAGTACCGCTACCGCGTCGAGTTCGACCGCGACCAGTACATCGAGATCGGCGACCACGCGACGCTGCGCGGCCTCGACTGGTTCGCCTCCCCCTGGGACGAGCCGTCCGTGGACTTCCTCGAGGACCTCAACGTCGTCGCGTACAAGATCGCCTCGGCGTCGGTGACCGACCTCGGGATGCTCGCCGCCGTCGCCGCGACCGGCAAGCCCGTCATCCTGTCGACGGGCATGTCGACGCTCGAGCAGATCGACGCCGCCGTCGACACCCTCGGAACCGACCGCCTCGTGCTCATGCACGCCACGTCGACGTACCCGCTCCCCGCCGAGGAGGCGAACCTGCGCATGATCGACACCCTCGCGCACCGGTACTCGGGCGTGCCGGTCGGGTACTCCGGCCACGAGCCGGGGTTGCAGATCTCGATCGCCGCCGTGGCCCTCGGTGCGACCGCGGTCGAACGGCACATCACGCTCGACCGCACGATGTGGGGCTCGGACCACGCGGCCTCGCTCGAGCCGCACGGCCTGAAGACCCTGGCGCGGGACATCCGGATCATCGAGACCGCGCTCGGTGACGGGGTGAAGCGCATCTTCCCGGGCGAGCGGGCGCCGCTCGCCAAGCTGCGCCGCGTCGGCGCGTGA
- a CDS encoding acylneuraminate cytidylyltransferase family protein, whose amino-acid sequence MHSSATVLAVVPARAGSKGIPGKNLRTVGGRSLVRRAVESARSAALIDAVVVTTDGDAIAAEARAAGADVVRRPADLAGDQASSESALLHVLDELEAAGDALPEVLVFLQATSPFIDPDDLDTAIRRVSEGHADVVFAAAPSHAFLWRVADDGSAVAVNHDAATRPRRQDRAAEYRETGASYVMRTDGFRQHRHRFHGRVELIAVDPAGAIDIDDETDLITAEATAAATAATEDDATADARAAAVPIHAPHHDPSPTRAAPALNGAP is encoded by the coding sequence ATGCACTCCTCTGCCACCGTCCTCGCCGTCGTCCCCGCACGCGCCGGCTCGAAGGGCATCCCGGGCAAGAACCTCCGGACGGTCGGCGGTCGGTCGCTCGTCCGTCGGGCCGTGGAGTCGGCACGCAGCGCAGCACTGATCGACGCCGTGGTGGTCACGACCGACGGTGACGCCATCGCCGCCGAGGCCCGCGCGGCCGGCGCCGACGTGGTCCGACGGCCGGCCGACCTCGCGGGCGACCAGGCGTCGTCGGAGTCCGCGCTGCTCCACGTGCTCGACGAACTCGAGGCCGCTGGCGATGCGCTGCCCGAGGTCCTGGTGTTCCTGCAGGCGACCTCGCCGTTCATCGACCCGGACGACCTCGACACGGCGATCCGGCGCGTCTCGGAGGGGCACGCCGACGTCGTGTTCGCCGCAGCGCCGTCGCACGCGTTCCTGTGGCGGGTCGCCGACGACGGTTCCGCCGTCGCCGTGAACCACGACGCGGCAACTCGCCCACGTCGTCAGGACCGTGCCGCCGAGTACCGCGAGACCGGCGCCTCGTACGTCATGCGGACCGACGGCTTCCGGCAGCACCGGCACCGCTTCCACGGCCGCGTCGAACTCATCGCCGTCGACCCCGCCGGCGCGATCGACATCGACGACGAGACCGACCTGATCACGGCCGAAGCCACGGCCGCAGCCACGGCCGCGACCGAAGACGACGCCACGGCGGACGCCCGCGCAGCCGCCGTTCCGATCCACGCCCCGCACCACGACCCATCCCCGACGCGGGCAGCCCCCGCACTGAACGGAGCACCATGA
- a CDS encoding DUF6716 putative glycosyltransferase, producing MSRGHVSGPVDETRALDVPTDGGASSVGREARLPSGPSPRGRRVVALVDTDSFAKWGAHLLAAAPAGWDLDLRTVATPRSASAKQLRSAFRGLDARLEHLRTAPPTPKDVDAVVEELRVDPPDAVLVSLIGPVAELVIDEVHRRIPDRPVLVSGLPGISFPAKWKGIFFRARADLFVLHSHREVRAYEEMAIEGGVEPHFALATLPFARSASATTSASTGAPDATGVNVRDAVVFAAQPSVPLERVDRALVVEWLVATARQHPEWRVVIKTRAAAGEHQTHREEHPYPDLVPADAPANLVVESGPMAEHLDRAVALVTISSTAVLEAAARGVPALTLTDFGIGRHLINEVFVSSGLEGDSVDLVDGRFGTVRPSWMQDNYFHPASDDDWQRRLTELMVRRDAGKLVDREPARRSRGGVLRRAWERKNALGGADRSALGWLALVIGAPIRTTKRLARKARALIDPPEPVVVAAPTSQRAAGGTGGDRVAGAGSEGLGDRQQELVAGGDPG from the coding sequence GTGAGCAGAGGGCACGTGAGCGGCCCGGTCGACGAGACCCGCGCCCTGGACGTGCCGACTGACGGGGGTGCGTCGTCCGTCGGACGGGAGGCGCGCCTCCCGTCCGGCCCGTCACCCCGCGGCCGACGGGTGGTCGCCCTGGTCGACACGGACTCGTTCGCCAAGTGGGGCGCCCACCTGCTCGCGGCGGCACCAGCAGGCTGGGACCTCGACCTGCGGACCGTCGCGACGCCGCGTTCGGCCAGCGCGAAGCAGCTGCGCTCGGCGTTCCGCGGGCTCGACGCACGACTCGAACACCTGCGGACGGCTCCGCCGACGCCGAAGGACGTCGATGCGGTCGTCGAGGAGCTCCGCGTCGATCCGCCCGACGCCGTCCTCGTGTCCCTGATCGGCCCGGTCGCCGAACTCGTCATCGACGAGGTGCACCGCCGGATCCCGGACCGGCCGGTGCTGGTGTCCGGCCTGCCGGGCATCTCGTTCCCGGCGAAGTGGAAGGGCATCTTCTTCCGCGCGCGTGCCGACCTGTTCGTGCTGCACAGCCACCGCGAGGTGCGGGCGTACGAGGAGATGGCGATCGAGGGCGGTGTCGAGCCGCACTTCGCGCTCGCCACACTGCCCTTCGCCCGGAGCGCGAGCGCGACCACCAGCGCCAGCACGGGCGCGCCCGATGCGACCGGTGTGAACGTCCGTGACGCCGTCGTCTTCGCCGCCCAGCCGAGCGTCCCGCTGGAGCGCGTCGACCGGGCCCTCGTCGTGGAGTGGCTCGTCGCGACCGCACGGCAGCACCCGGAGTGGCGCGTCGTGATCAAGACCCGCGCGGCCGCCGGCGAACACCAGACGCACCGTGAGGAACACCCCTACCCCGACCTCGTGCCGGCCGACGCACCGGCGAACCTCGTGGTCGAGAGCGGGCCGATGGCCGAACACCTCGACCGTGCGGTGGCCCTCGTGACGATCAGCTCGACGGCGGTGCTCGAAGCGGCCGCACGTGGCGTGCCCGCGCTGACGCTGACCGACTTCGGCATCGGCCGCCACCTCATCAACGAGGTGTTCGTGTCGAGCGGCCTCGAGGGCGACTCGGTCGACCTGGTGGACGGCCGGTTCGGAACGGTCCGACCGAGCTGGATGCAGGACAACTACTTCCACCCGGCGTCGGACGACGACTGGCAGCGCCGACTCACGGAGCTCATGGTGCGGCGGGACGCCGGGAAGCTCGTCGACCGGGAACCCGCACGCCGCAGCCGGGGCGGTGTGCTGCGCCGGGCCTGGGAGCGGAAGAACGCCCTGGGCGGAGCGGACCGCTCGGCGCTGGGCTGGCTCGCGCTCGTGATCGGGGCGCCGATCCGGACGACGAAGCGGCTGGCGCGGAAGGCCAGGGCGCTGATCGACCCGCCGGAGCCGGTCGTGGTGGCGGCGCCGACGTCGCAGCGCGCGGCGGGCGGCACGGGCGGCGACCGCGTGGCGGGCGCCGGGTCAGAGGGCCTTGGCGATCGCCAGCAGGAGCTGGTCGCGGGTGGGGACCCCGGGTGA
- a CDS encoding thioredoxin family protein has protein sequence MQLDLWTSAFCAPCAAARRVSAEASALVPGLAVTERDVASYPDDAEDFGIRSTPTIIVRREDGAEVFRSPGVPTRDQLLLAIAKAL, from the coding sequence ATGCAGCTCGACCTCTGGACGTCCGCCTTCTGTGCGCCGTGCGCCGCCGCCCGCCGGGTGTCGGCCGAGGCGTCGGCGCTCGTCCCCGGGCTCGCCGTGACCGAACGCGACGTGGCGTCGTACCCCGACGACGCAGAGGACTTCGGCATCCGTTCCACGCCCACGATCATCGTGCGGCGGGAGGACGGTGCCGAGGTCTTCCGTTCACCCGGGGTCCCCACCCGCGACCAGCTCCTGCTGGCGATCGCCAAGGCCCTCTGA
- a CDS encoding methyltransferase gives MTNNTGTWVAIGPAGAVGSIHRAADGFQVELYGRGRTGGLYPSLESAKGAVHAALGPLAARPEFRAH, from the coding sequence ATGACGAACAACACCGGGACCTGGGTCGCGATCGGTCCGGCAGGTGCGGTGGGCAGCATCCACCGTGCCGCGGACGGCTTCCAGGTCGAGCTCTACGGACGAGGGCGCACCGGCGGGCTCTACCCGTCGCTCGAGTCGGCGAAGGGTGCGGTCCACGCCGCGCTCGGACCGCTCGCGGCGCGGCCCGAGTTCCGAGCGCACTAG